Below is a genomic region from Neorhizobium galegae.
AACACCGCGACCAGCCGGTTGTCTTCTCTGCCCATGGCGTACCGAAATCCGTGCCCGAGGATGCCGAGGCCCGCAATCTCTTCTATCTCGACGCGACCTGCCCGCTGGTTTCGAAAGTCCACAAGCAGGCGATGCGCCACCAGCGCCTCGGCCGCCATGTGGTGCTGATCGGCCATGCCGGCCATCCGGAAGTGATCGGCACGATGGGCCAGCTGCCGCCGGGCACGGTGTCGCTGATCGATACGATCGCCGATGCGGAAGCCTATGTCCCCGAAGATCCGGACAATCTCGGCTACGTCACCCAGACGACGCTCTCGGTGGACGACACGGCAGGCGTCATCGCCAAGCTGCAGGAGCGTTTCCCGAACCTCACGGCGCCGGCCGCCGACAGCATCTGCTACGCCACCACCAACCGCCAGGAGGCGGTCAAGGAAGCGGCTCCCGGCTGCGACCTCTTCATCGTCGTCGGTGCTCCCAATTCGTCGAATTCCAAGCGGCTTGTCGAAGTAGCGCTCCGGGCAGGGGCCAATCGCTCCCTGCTGGTGCAGCGCGCCTCCGAGTTGAACTGGGACGAGATCGGCCACATCGGCACGCTCGGCCTTTCCGCCGGCGCCTCCGCCCCGGAAGTCATCGTCGACGAGATCATCGCCGCCTTCAAGGAGCGTTTCGAGGCCGAGATCGAGCTCGCGATCACCGCGGAAGAAACCGAAAATTTCCTCGTCAACCGCGAGCTGCGCGGCGTGCCTTTGACTGTTGAGGACATGGCATGGGTGAATGGGTGAGGAGCGGCCCGGCGAAGCCGGAAAAATCGATGGAGCGGTCCGATTTCAGCTTCGGACGCCCCGGCCTCTAGCGAAGGGCCGGGCGAGCCGCTAGGAAAGCCCCATCACTTATCTGCGCGGCAGAATCAAGCGGGATGACACCTTGGCCGTTTACACCGATATCACCGAAGACGACCTGAAGCAGTTCCTGACCGAATACGATGTCGGCGAACTGACCTCCTACAAGGGGATTGCCGAGGGCGTCGAGAATTCGAACTTCCTGCTGCATACGACCCGCGATCCGCTGATCCTGACGCTTTACGAAAAGCGGACGGATGAGCGTGACCTGCCGTTTTTCCTCGGCCTGATGCAGCATCTGGCGGCCGGCGGCCTGTCCTGCCCGCTGCCCCTGCCGCGCAACGACGGAAATCTCTACGGCACCCTGTCCGGCCGGCCCGCCGCCCTCATCTCCTTCCTCGAAGGCATGTGGCTGAGGAAGCCGGAGGCGAAACATTGCCGCGAGGTCGGCAAGGCGCTCGCCCGGATGCACCTGTCCGGCCAGGATTTCGAGCTGATACGCCCGAACTCGCTTTCCGTGGAGGGCTGGAAGACGCTTTGGGAAAGGTCCGCTGCGCGCGCCGACGAGGTCGAGACCGGCCTGCAGGACGAGATCTCATCGGAACTTGATCACCTGGACCGGAACTGGCCGAAGGACCTGGCCGCCGGCGTCATCCATGCGGATCTCTTCCAGGACAATGTCTTCTTCCTCGGCGACGAACTGTCCGGCCTGATCGACTTCTATTTCGCCTGCAACGACCTGCTCGCCTATGACGTCTCGATCTGCCTGAATGCCTGGTGTTTCGAAAAGGACGGCGCCTACAATCTCACCAAGGGTCAGGCGCTGCTCGAAGGCTACCAGAGCGTCCGCCCCCTTGAGAGGGCTGAGATCGAGGCCCTGCCGATCCTCGCCCGCGGTTCGGCGCTGCGCTTCTTCCTGACGAGGCTCTACGACTGGCTGACGACGCCGGCGGGCGCGCTGGTGGTCAAGAAGGACCCGCTCGAATATCTGCGCAAGCTGCGCTTCCACCGCCAAATTACATCGGCCACCGAATACGGGCTGGCCGAGGAAAGACAGTCCGCATCATGAAGCAGGTAGAGATTTTCACCGACGGCGCCTGTTCCGGCAATCCCGGCCCGGGTGGCTGGGGCGCCATCCTGCGTTATGGCGACACGCAAAAGGAACTGTTCGGCGGCGAGGCCGATACGACCAACAACCGCATGGAGCTGATGGCGGCGATCAATTCCCTGAATGCGCTGAAGACCCCGTGCGAGGTCAACCTTCACACCGACAGCAAATATGTGATGGACGGCATTTCCAAATGGATCTTCGGCTGGAAGAAGAACGGCTGGAAGACCGCCGACAAGAAGCCGGTGAAGAATGCCGAGCTCTGGCAGCAGCTTGAGGAAGCGCGCAACAAGCACAAGGTGACGCTGCACTGGGTGAAGGGCCACGCCGGCCATCCGGAAAACGAGCGCGCCGACGAGCTTGCCCGCCTCGGCATGGCGCCGTTCAAGAAGAAGTAGGCGGAGCGCTGAGCGATGACCTTGCGCCTGATCTCCCTCAACGCCTGGGGCGGCCGCGTCCATGCGCCGCTGATGCAGTATCTCAAGGCGGCTGACCCGGATGTGCTCTGCCTGCAGGAAGTCACCCGCACGCCGGATGCGGACGCCGACTGGCTGGCCTACCGCGACGGCGCCTTCGAACTGCCCCAGCGCGCCAACCTCTATGAGGATGTGAAGGCGGTTCTGCCCGGCCATGAGGCGATGTACGCTCCGGTCGCCCGTGGCACGCTGTTCGAGGGTGAGCGGGAGGTCGGCTCCGAATTCGGCCTTGCCACTTTCGTGCGCGGCTCTTTCCCGATTGTCGGCCAGCAGCTCGGTTTCGTGCATGGAGAGTTCTCGGCCGACGGCTGGGGCGTGCACCCGCGCTCGCGCAACGCCCACGCCGTCCGCGTCCACCGCTACGGTACCGGCTCGGCGGTGACCATCGTGCAGATGCACGGGCTGCGGGATCTTGCCGGCAAGGGCGATACGCCGGCCCGGCTGGCCCAGGCCCACGCTCTCGTCGCGCTGATCGGAAAGGTCTGGCAGCCGGGTGAACCACTTGTCGTCTGTGGCGATTTCAATCTGCAGCCCGGCAGCGAGACCTTCGCCATTCTCGGAGAACTCGGCCTCACCGATCTCGTCACCACCCGCGGTTTCACCGACGCCCGCACGTCCTGGTACCCGAAGGAGGGCCGTTATGCCGATTACCTGCTGGTGACGCCGGATGTGAAGGTCGAGAATTTTGATGTCGTCGCCGAGCCGGAAGTTTCCGACCACCGCGCGCTTCTTCTGGAAATCGCCTGAGCCGCTGTTGCGCTCCGAGCATCAGTCACTATTCTGCCGCCAACAACCCGTGGAGGTCCGCTCATGATCCTGCATTGCGTATTCGTCCGGTTCAAGGCGGCCATCCAGCAGGCCGACAAGCAGTCGATCTACGATGCGATCGACGCGCTGAAGGATGTCACGCCCGGCATCCTCGACGTGAAATTCGGCCAGAACGTCTCGCCGGAAGGCCTGAACGGCGGCTTTCTCGACGGTTTCATCGTGACCTTCGAGAACCCCGAGGCGCGCGACGCCTATCTCGTCCATCCGGACCACATAGCTGTCGGCGACCGGATCATCGGTTCCGCGGACGGCGGTCTGTCGGGGCTTCTGGTTTTCGATATGGCGGTCTGAAGAAAGGCCGCGGGCGTTTGCCCTCAGCCTCCTCTTGCGGGATCAGCTCGACTTCGCCATCGCCGCGGCGATCTGGTCGACATTGTAGCGGAACATCTTTTCATAGGTCGGCGCCGGCCCCTTGGCATCCGAGAGCGATTCGACATAAAGCTCGCCACCCGGCTGGGCAGCCGTCGCCTTGGCGATCTGCTTCACGAGCCGCGGATCGTTGGAATTCTCCAGGAAGTAGGTTTTTACGCCCTCGGCCTTGATCTGCTCGATCAGCTTGGCGACGTCGGCGGCGGAAGCTTCCGTTTCGGTCGAAAGACCGAGCGGCGCCAGGAAGCTGACATTGTATTCGCGGCCGAAATAACCGAAGGCATCGTGGCTGGTCAGCACCTTGCGGCGGTCGGCCGGTACCGCGTCGAACTTGGAATGCGCGTAGGCATTCATGGCGTCGAGCTTCTGGATATAGGCCTCGGCATTCGCCTTGAAGGCGCCGGCATCGGCCGGATCTGCCTCCGAGAGCGCCTTCTCGATATTGGCGACCCAGACCTTCACGTTGACCGGGCTGTTCCAGACATGCGGATCGGTCACCGTCTTGCCGTCTTCGTCCATGGTGCGGGTATTGACGCCTTCCGACACCACGACCGGCTTGCCCTTGTAGCCCGAGGCGGTGATCAGTCGGTCCATCCAGCCTTCCAGGCCTTCGCCGCTGACAAAGGCGACCTGCGCCGCCTTGAGGTTCCGGGCGTCCGTCGGCGACGGCTCGAATTCATGGGGATCGCCGTTCGGGCCGACGAGGTTCGTCACCTTCACATGTTTGCCGCCCACCTGGGAGACGACGTCGCCGAGCACCGTGAAGGAGGCGACGACCTTGAGCGTGTCCGCGAAGGCCGGCACGGCGGAAAAGGCCATGAGGGCGGGAATGGCGGCAGAGAGAAGCAGTCTGCGGGATATCATCGAGGTCTCCTTGAGATTGACCGGTGGTATCAGCCCTTCAGATGTGGGCTGGGAAACAGCCACCGGGCAAAGCCGGACGGCGAGAAGAGAATGGAAAGGCCGTAGATCACCGCCGCCGTCATGATGATCGTCGGGCCGGAGGCGAGTTCGAGGTGATAGGAGGCGACCAGCCCGACATAGCCGGAGACGGCCGCCGTGGCGGCGGCAAGCGCTATCATCGCCGTCAGGCTGCGGCCCCAGAGCTGCGCCACTGCGGCCGGCAGCATCATCAGCCCGACCGCCATCAGCGTGCCGAGCGCCTGGAAGCTCGCGACCATGTTCAGCACCACGAGCAGCAGGAACAGCGCGTGATAGACCGGCCCGCGGCCGCCGACGGTGCGCAGGAAGCCCGGATCGAAACATTCCGCCACCAGCGGCCGGTAGACCAGGGCAAGGGCGATGAGCGTCACCGATGTGATCGAGCCGATGAGGGCGAGTGCGGGGCCGTCGATCGCCAGAATGGTGCCGAACAGCACGTGCAGCAGATCGATGTTGGAGCCGCGCAGCGAGACGATCAGCACGCCCAAGGCCAGAGAAGTCAGGTAGAAGCTCGCAAAGCTCGCGTCTTCCTGCAGCACCGTGGCGCGGCTGACCACCCCGGAAAGCAGCGCCACTGAAAGACCCGCTACGAGCCCGCCGATCCCCATCGCAGTCAGCGACAGCGAGCCGGCGACGAGATAGCCGATCGCCGCACCCGGCAGCACCGCATGGCTCATCGCGTCGCCCATCAGGCTCATGCGCCGCAGCATCAGGAAGACACCGATCGGTCCGGAGCCGAGCGCCAGGCAGAGGCAGGCGACCAACGCCCGGCGCATGAAGCCGTAATCGGCAAACGGCGCGATCAGCAGATCGTATGTGCTCATGCGACAACCCCGTTGCTCGAGGCCCTTCCGCTTGGGTTCTCGCAAATCCCTGCGCCGTCGTCCCATCGCTCCGCCATCATCCGTGCCTTGAGCAGGTTGCCGGCCGACATCACCTCCGCCGTCAGCCCCCAGGCGATGCATTCGCGGGCCAGAAGCAGGGTCTCGGGAAAATGCGCCCGCACCTGCTCGAGGTCGTGCAGCACGGCGATCACGGTGCGGCCCTCGCCGTGCCAGCGCGCGACGATGTCGAGCAGGTCCTGGGTGGTGCGAGCATCGATCGCCGTAAAAGGTTCGTCGAGCAGGATGACCTTGGCATCCTGAAGCAGAAGGCGCGCAAACAGCACCCGCTGGAACTGCCCGGCCGAAAGCGAGCCGATCGGCCGCCGTTCGAAGCCGCCGAGGCCGACGGCGGCGAGCATACTGGCCGCTTTGGCGTATTCCGTCGCTCTGTTCGCCCTGAAGGCTCCCGTATGCCGCCAGGCGCCGAGCAGCACCGTATCGAGGACGGAGATCGGGAAACGCCGGTTGATATCTGCCGCTTGCGGCAGATATCCGAAATCGCTGCGGATGAGCTGATGCTGCAGCCGCCCTTCCGCCGGCCGCAATTCGCCCATGATCGCCTTCATCAGCGTCGATTTGCCGGCACCGTTCGGCCCGGCAATCGCGGTCAGGCTGCCGGCCCGGAAGAAACCCGATACGTGGTGGACGGCGGGATGGCGGTCGTAGGTGACCGTGAGATTATCGAGCGTGAGGAGGGCGCTCACGGAAGCATTGCCGCCCAGCCGATCGCCAGCCAGAGAAGGCCAAGGAGCAGCGCGACATAGACGAGGCGGCCAAGAGCCGAACGGCCGATCAAGCCAGGGGAGTGGAGTGGATGTGCCATTCGGTCCGCCATTTATGTAATAACATTACAGTTATGTTATAACGATTATGGCGGAAAGAAGGCGCGATCAAAACGCGATGTGGGCGTAAAACAAAAAGGGCACCGGATGGCGCCCTTTTCAAACGGAAATGCAAACTCGGCCTCAGAGCTGTTCCAGCATCGCGGCGGCGCCGGAGACTGTGGCCTGGCCGGGGCTTTCCTCGACATTGAGCGACTTCACGACGCCGTTTTCGACCAGCATCGAATAACGCTTCGAGCGCACGCCGAGGCCGCCGGCGGAAAGGTCGGCGTCGAGGCCGAGCGCCTTGGTGAAGGCGCCGTCCCAGTCGGCCAGGAAGTGGATCTTGCCGAGGCCGCCGGTCTGGGTGGCCCAGGCGCCCATCACATGCCAGTCGTTGACGGCGAGGACGGCAATGTCGTCGACTCCCTTGGAGAGGATCGCGTCGCGGTTCTCGAGATAGCCCGGCAGGTGGTTCAGCGTGCAGGTGGGCGTAAAGGCGCCGGGCACGGCGAAGACAACCACCTTCTTTCCATCGAAAAGCTGTTCGGTGGTGATCTCCACCGGGCCGTCCGCGGTCTTTTCCTTGAACTTGGCTGTGGGAAGTTTGTCGCCGATGGCAATCGTCATGGGGCTCTCCTCGGTTGGGCGAGCGCCTGTTTCAGGCCCGCCATTCGCGGCGCACTATAGAGCGCACTTGGCGCAAGACAAGGGAAAGGCCGCAATGCAACGGGCCGCCGGAGGCAGGTCCGATCAACAGGACGTGACGTCACTCGAAGGCGAGCGAGGTTTCCATGGCGCGGTTGCCGGCGATCACCAGAATGCCCCAGCGCTTGCCCTTGATGTCGTAATTCTTCGGTAATTTGCCGACCGGCATGTCGAGCGCGTAAGCGTCGCCGTCACGCCGGCCGTTGACGCCGTCGAAAAGCACGTGGCCCTGCGGACCGGTGACGATCACCTGAGGCGGTGCCGAGGCCTCGGGCGGCAGTTTCAGCTTCAGGGCCAGCTTGTCGCGCCCCTGCGTCATCGCGTAGTAGGTGACCGCGAAATCGTCCGAGGGCGGTTCCGGGAGTGTCGAGGCCGCCGCGTTGAGGATCATCGCCTCTTCGACGGGTGTGCCCTTGGTGGCTCCGAGCTGCAGCGAGAACTCCGCCTGGAACGGAATGCAGATATTGCGGCATAGGCCGACGAAGGCGGAAGCGCCGAGGTTCAGGGGCTTGCCGGGATCCTCCATCTTGAGCTCGAAGGGCAGGGTGACCGCATGGTCGTAGCCGATATCGCGCAGCTTGCCGTTGTCGATCCGCTTCGGCACGGGATAGCTCATGCTGTTCAGCGTCACGCCGCTTGCCTTCGAAAACACCATCTGCGGCGGAATGCCGGCATCGCCCGGCTCCTTCCAATAGGTGATCCAGCCGGCCTTCGGTTCGATCTGCAGCGCGCCGCGCACCGTGCCGTCGGGCTCGGGCGGCATCGCCACCACCCGCATCCGGCCGCCCTCGTTGCTCGCCCACGGCGTGGTTTCGGCGCAGCTCATCGAGGCAATGCCCAGGACCGCGCCTGCGGTGATGCAGGCGGCGAGCGCTGCGGGCGCGCGGGACGGAGTGCTTCTCGGCGAAATTCTCTTCATCGACCAAGCGTTTAACTGATTGGCCTTGCCCGAACCAGTCACGAGCCCGCGCAAACTGATCATTTTCGGTTGATTGATCGGGGCGACTGCCCCATCTTGATGGAATTGCAATTGACGCTCTCCTGCCCGTTTGGCCGGGCCGGAAGGCAGGCTGGAGGCATCATGTCTTTCTCGACCCTCGGGGACAAGAGTGAACGGGGCTTCCTGGACGGACAGTTCCTGATTGCCATGCCGGGCATGCAGGACAGCAATTTCACCCGTGCCGTCGTTTATATCTGTGCCCATTCGTCGGCTGGCGCGATGGGTTTCATCATCAACCGCGCGCAGCAGATTTCGTTCACGGACGTTCTCCTCCACCTGAAGATCATGGATCAGGCCGATGCGATCATGCTGCCGGTGCAGACCCGTGATCTGCCGATCCTTTCCGGCGGTCCGGTCGAGACCGGCCGCGGTTTCGTGCTGCATTCGGACGATTTCGTCAGCGAGTCCTCCATTCCGGTCAGTGACGACATCTCGCTGACCGCCACGCTCGATATCATCCGCGCCATCTGCGCCGGGCGGGGACCGGCACGTGCCACGATGCTGCTCGGTTACGCCGGCTGGGGTGCCGGCCAGCTGGAGCTCGAGATCGCCAACAACGGCTGGCTGAACTGCCCTGCCAGCGACGCGCTGATCTTCGACCGCGCACTGGAAGGCAAATACGAACGCGCCCTCGCACTCCTCGGCGTCAGCCCGGAAATGCTCTCCAGCGAAGCGGGCCACGCCTGATCGTTCAATTTTAAAAGATTTCCGGAACGAAGCCTCCAGCCCGGAGTTCTTTTCCCAGCAGGACGATGGGCGTCCTTACCGAGGAGAAGCACGATGGGCAGCACCAGTGACAAGATGGCCGGCAAGGCCAACGAAATGGCCGGCAAGGTCAAGCAGGCAGCCGGCGACATGACCGACAATCCGAAGCTCAAGGCAAAGGGTGCGGGCCAGGAAGCCAAGGGCCATGCGCAGCAGGCCAAGGGCAAGGTCAAGGATGCGGTGAAGGGTGTTGTCGACCGCATGTAACGATTACTCTACAAGCTTAGAATGCGAACCTGTTCCGGCTCCGGCCGGAGCAGGTTTTCTGTATCCGCCCCTTTGAAACTGACGGACGTTCCATGCGCCTCTACGACTGCGATCATTGCGGCCAGACCATCCATTTCGACAATCGCGCCTGCGTCAACTGCGGCCATCGGCTGGCATTCGTCCCGGAGCATTTGGCCATGCATGCGCTCGCGCAGGATGAAGGGGAGGGAACATGGCATCTCGTCGCCCGGCCGGACTATAAGGTACGCCACTGCGCCAATGCCGCGATGGACATCTGCAACTGGACGGTCAGCGCAGACGACCCGCATCCCTTCTGCCCTGCCTGCCGGCATAACCGACTGGTTCCGGACGCCTCGACCGAGGTCGGCCTCAGCCAGTGGCGGCGGATCAGCCAGGCGCAGCGGCATCTCTTCTACTCGCTGATGCGCTGGAACCTGCCGCACACCAATCGCGACGAGGATCCGCAGGGCGGCCTCGTTTTCGATTTCCTGATCGACGAAATTCAGCCGGACGGCACCATCGTGCCGGCCATGACCGGCCACGAGGACGGCCTGATCGCAATCCGCGCCGCCGAGGCCGACGACGCGACCCGCGAGCAGGTGCGTGTCTCGATGAATGAGCCCTACCGCACCATGCTCGGGCATTTTCGCCATGAAACAGGCCACTATATCTGGGACAAGCTGGTGCGCGACGGCGGCAGGCTGGACGAATTCCGCGCCATCTTCGGCGACGAGACGATCGATTACGGCGCGGCGCTGCAGAGAAATTACGTGCAGGGCCCGCCGCCCGGCTGGCAGGATTTCTACATCAGCACCTATGCCAGCACCCATCCTTGGGAAGATTTCGCCGAGTGCTTCGCCCACTATCTGCATATCGTCGACACGCTGGAGACCGCCCGCGCCTATGGCATGGTGATCGAACCGCGCGGCCATGCGGAAATGGCGGCTGAAGTGGCTTTCAACCCTTATGCGGCGCGTGATGCGGAACAGCTCATCTCGGCCTGGGTGCCGTTCAGCATGGCGCTCAACAGCATCCACCGCTCGATGGGCCAGCCGGATCTCTATCCCTTCGTCCTCTCGCAGGCCGTCATGGTCAAGCTGGAATATATTCACCGGCTTATCCAGGCGCAGAGGGGATAAACTCCCCGCCCCAAAAAGAAAACCCGCCTTTCGGTGGATCGAAAGGCGGGAAGTAGTTTATGGGGCGCATTCAGAGACCCCTGGGAATTAGGGGGCAAGATCACGATTTCGTCAACTCCAAAACATGCATTTTCATATTTTAATGGGCGCTACTCTGCGTTGAAGTTGCTCCAATGGGGCTGTATTCCTGAGCGGGAATACAGCCTATGCTGGTTTTTGGACATCGCCACCTCAAGCTTTTGTCTCTCAAAAGGTCCTGAGCGTATCGAGACCCAGGGCGATGCGGCCGGAAAATTCCTGCTGCGGTCCTGTTCTCATGGGGTGATAACGGGCGCCCTGAATGTCGCGGAACCGGCGTTCGAGGCCCTTGTCCCGGTAGAAAGCTGCGCCGCCCGCTGTCTCCATGGCGAGTTCCGTCGCGGCGATCGCGTGACGGGCGACCAGCGAGCGGCCGATCATGATCTCGTTGGTCGTGGCCGGCGAAGGTTCGCCGCGTTCGGCCACGGCAATCATGGCGGCAAGGGCATATTGCGCGGCCCTGAGTTCGGTCTCCATCCGTCCGGCAAGCTCGATCACATGGGCGTCCGGCTCCTTCCGCTTCGCCATCTCGAGCGCAATATCGCGGGCGCTTTCGGCAACGCCGAGATAGGCGGAATAGATCAGCGGGAAGGCGATCATCGAGATGATGTGGAACAGCATGTGCCATTCGCCCTGGTTGCGCTTCAGCGCGACCGCCTCTTCCGGCACCACATGGCCCTCGATCATCACGTCGTTCGAGCCCGTGCCGCGCATTCCCATCACCTTCCAGGTGTCGAGAACTTTGATATGCGGCGACTTCATCGGCAGGCCGAAATGCAGGACCTTCGGTCCATCCGGTTCGTCGAGCACCGCGCCGGTCATCAGGATGTCGCCGATCGGCGAACCGGAGGTGAAGATCTTGCGTCCGGTGATCCGGTAACCGCCATCGACCTTCTCGGCCTTGCCCGATCCTTCGATCCAGTCCGATCCGCCGCTCGAAAGCAGGATGATCCGCTCTGCCGCCACGCGTTTGAGAAGCGGCATCACCGGTGCCGCCTTCTGATGTGTCCAGCGCCAGGCGGGGATCGCCACCTGATGCGTGTGCATCGAAAAGGCGAGCGCCGTCGATCCGCAATGATGCGCGAGCTCCCGGATCATGTCGCAGAGTTCGCGAACCTCAGCGCCGCCGCCGCCGAGATCGGCGGGAACGCCAGCCTCGATCAGGCCGGAATGGCGCAGGTCGCGATAATTGTCGGCGACGAAGGCATCGCCGTCATCGGCCTCGGCGGCGCGTGCGGCAAAGGCCGGCCCGAGCAATCTGGCAATGCCGATCGCATTCGAACGGACTGTGTGGGCGGGTTTGAATTCGGTTGCTGCGGTCATGTTTTTCTCCTCCCATTTGTCGAGAATGGGCGGAGTGTTGGCCGCTCGGCGAGCGGCCGCAAGTACAGGAAATGGACTAGCCCCTGCCGGACGTGGATCGCCGACACCGCGGCGCCGAGGATGATCGGGGCCGTGCCAGTCACTCGGGGCCCTTGATCATGCATCGGAAAGCGGATCGATCCGCGCCGTTTCGAGGCGCTTTTTCAGGCGCTCTTCGGCTTCTTTCGGGAGCGGGCGGGGCGGGCGGCATTCAGCGCCACGGCGCCGCGAACAAGTGCCTTCAGCGCCTCCTCATCGATCTTGTCGCCCTCGTGAAGATCGATGGCACGCCTGGTATTTCCGTCGAGGCTGGAGTTGAAGAGGCCGGAAGGATCTTCCAGCGAAGCCCCTTTGGCAAAGGTCAGTTTCACGGCTGCCTTATAGGTCTCGC
It encodes:
- a CDS encoding CsbD family protein, which translates into the protein MGSTSDKMAGKANEMAGKVKQAAGDMTDNPKLKAKGAGQEAKGHAQQAKGKVKDAVKGVVDRM
- a CDS encoding Dabb family protein, whose protein sequence is MILHCVFVRFKAAIQQADKQSIYDAIDALKDVTPGILDVKFGQNVSPEGLNGGFLDGFIVTFENPEARDAYLVHPDHIAVGDRIIGSADGGLSGLLVFDMAV
- a CDS encoding peroxiredoxin yields the protein MTIAIGDKLPTAKFKEKTADGPVEITTEQLFDGKKVVVFAVPGAFTPTCTLNHLPGYLENRDAILSKGVDDIAVLAVNDWHVMGAWATQTGGLGKIHFLADWDGAFTKALGLDADLSAGGLGVRSKRYSMLVENGVVKSLNVEESPGQATVSGAAAMLEQL
- a CDS encoding endonuclease/exonuclease/phosphatase family protein; this encodes MTLRLISLNAWGGRVHAPLMQYLKAADPDVLCLQEVTRTPDADADWLAYRDGAFELPQRANLYEDVKAVLPGHEAMYAPVARGTLFEGEREVGSEFGLATFVRGSFPIVGQQLGFVHGEFSADGWGVHPRSRNAHAVRVHRYGTGSAVTIVQMHGLRDLAGKGDTPARLAQAHALVALIGKVWQPGEPLVVCGDFNLQPGSETFAILGELGLTDLVTTRGFTDARTSWYPKEGRYADYLLVTPDVKVENFDVVAEPEVSDHRALLLEIA
- a CDS encoding metal ABC transporter permease, whose translation is MSTYDLLIAPFADYGFMRRALVACLCLALGSGPIGVFLMLRRMSLMGDAMSHAVLPGAAIGYLVAGSLSLTAMGIGGLVAGLSVALLSGVVSRATVLQEDASFASFYLTSLALGVLIVSLRGSNIDLLHVLFGTILAIDGPALALIGSITSVTLIALALVYRPLVAECFDPGFLRTVGGRGPVYHALFLLLVVLNMVASFQALGTLMAVGLMMLPAAVAQLWGRSLTAMIALAAATAAVSGYVGLVASYHLELASGPTIIMTAAVIYGLSILFSPSGFARWLFPSPHLKG
- a CDS encoding homoserine kinase; amino-acid sequence: MAVYTDITEDDLKQFLTEYDVGELTSYKGIAEGVENSNFLLHTTRDPLILTLYEKRTDERDLPFFLGLMQHLAAGGLSCPLPLPRNDGNLYGTLSGRPAALISFLEGMWLRKPEAKHCREVGKALARMHLSGQDFELIRPNSLSVEGWKTLWERSAARADEVETGLQDEISSELDHLDRNWPKDLAAGVIHADLFQDNVFFLGDELSGLIDFYFACNDLLAYDVSICLNAWCFEKDGAYNLTKGQALLEGYQSVRPLERAEIEALPILARGSALRFFLTRLYDWLTTPAGALVVKKDPLEYLRKLRFHRQITSATEYGLAEERQSAS
- a CDS encoding YqgE/AlgH family protein; protein product: MSFSTLGDKSERGFLDGQFLIAMPGMQDSNFTRAVVYICAHSSAGAMGFIINRAQQISFTDVLLHLKIMDQADAIMLPVQTRDLPILSGGPVETGRGFVLHSDDFVSESSIPVSDDISLTATLDIIRAICAGRGPARATMLLGYAGWGAGQLELEIANNGWLNCPASDALIFDRALEGKYERALALLGVSPEMLSSEAGHA
- the rnhA gene encoding ribonuclease HI, with the translated sequence MKQVEIFTDGACSGNPGPGGWGAILRYGDTQKELFGGEADTTNNRMELMAAINSLNALKTPCEVNLHTDSKYVMDGISKWIFGWKKNGWKTADKKPVKNAELWQQLEEARNKHKVTLHWVKGHAGHPENERADELARLGMAPFKKK
- the ispH gene encoding 4-hydroxy-3-methylbut-2-enyl diphosphate reductase, whose translation is MASSISEKSPLKIRLCGPRGFCAGVDRAIQIVVLALKAYGAPVYVRHEIVHNRYVVEGLEAKGAVFVEELDEIPAEHRDQPVVFSAHGVPKSVPEDAEARNLFYLDATCPLVSKVHKQAMRHQRLGRHVVLIGHAGHPEVIGTMGQLPPGTVSLIDTIADAEAYVPEDPDNLGYVTQTTLSVDDTAGVIAKLQERFPNLTAPAADSICYATTNRQEAVKEAAPGCDLFIVVGAPNSSNSKRLVEVALRAGANRSLLVQRASELNWDEIGHIGTLGLSAGASAPEVIVDEIIAAFKERFEAEIELAITAEETENFLVNRELRGVPLTVEDMAWVNG
- a CDS encoding metal ABC transporter ATP-binding protein; protein product: MSALLTLDNLTVTYDRHPAVHHVSGFFRAGSLTAIAGPNGAGKSTLMKAIMGELRPAEGRLQHQLIRSDFGYLPQAADINRRFPISVLDTVLLGAWRHTGAFRANRATEYAKAASMLAAVGLGGFERRPIGSLSAGQFQRVLFARLLLQDAKVILLDEPFTAIDARTTQDLLDIVARWHGEGRTVIAVLHDLEQVRAHFPETLLLARECIAWGLTAEVMSAGNLLKARMMAERWDDGAGICENPSGRASSNGVVA
- a CDS encoding protein-disulfide reductase DsbD domain-containing protein — protein: MKRISPRSTPSRAPAALAACITAGAVLGIASMSCAETTPWASNEGGRMRVVAMPPEPDGTVRGALQIEPKAGWITYWKEPGDAGIPPQMVFSKASGVTLNSMSYPVPKRIDNGKLRDIGYDHAVTLPFELKMEDPGKPLNLGASAFVGLCRNICIPFQAEFSLQLGATKGTPVEEAMILNAAASTLPEPPSDDFAVTYYAMTQGRDKLALKLKLPPEASAPPQVIVTGPQGHVLFDGVNGRRDGDAYALDMPVGKLPKNYDIKGKRWGILVIAGNRAMETSLAFE
- a CDS encoding metal ABC transporter substrate-binding protein, which gives rise to MISRRLLLSAAIPALMAFSAVPAFADTLKVVASFTVLGDVVSQVGGKHVKVTNLVGPNGDPHEFEPSPTDARNLKAAQVAFVSGEGLEGWMDRLITASGYKGKPVVVSEGVNTRTMDEDGKTVTDPHVWNSPVNVKVWVANIEKALSEADPADAGAFKANAEAYIQKLDAMNAYAHSKFDAVPADRRKVLTSHDAFGYFGREYNVSFLAPLGLSTETEASAADVAKLIEQIKAEGVKTYFLENSNDPRLVKQIAKATAAQPGGELYVESLSDAKGPAPTYEKMFRYNVDQIAAAMAKSS
- a CDS encoding zinc-binding metallopeptidase family protein, with amino-acid sequence MRLYDCDHCGQTIHFDNRACVNCGHRLAFVPEHLAMHALAQDEGEGTWHLVARPDYKVRHCANAAMDICNWTVSADDPHPFCPACRHNRLVPDASTEVGLSQWRRISQAQRHLFYSLMRWNLPHTNRDEDPQGGLVFDFLIDEIQPDGTIVPAMTGHEDGLIAIRAAEADDATREQVRVSMNEPYRTMLGHFRHETGHYIWDKLVRDGGRLDEFRAIFGDETIDYGAALQRNYVQGPPPGWQDFYISTYASTHPWEDFAECFAHYLHIVDTLETARAYGMVIEPRGHAEMAAEVAFNPYAARDAEQLISAWVPFSMALNSIHRSMGQPDLYPFVLSQAVMVKLEYIHRLIQAQRG